One stretch of Rhodanobacteraceae bacterium DNA includes these proteins:
- a CDS encoding SDR family oxidoreductase, producing the protein MPTAVVTGATGFLGGHIVRLLLENDYKVRALYRSEATVAAIAELPIEFVQGDVSDRASLDRAMHDAPDLVFHVAASTAMWKPRSAQQTLVNVEGTRNVVQSALRAKVGRLVHTSSVAVYGLTSEVISETSPHLGRESWINYARSKALGEDAVHAGIRSGLDAVICNPTHIFGPGDTQNWARLIMLVDQQKLPGVPPGSGSFIDVREAAQAHLVAAERGTKGGSYLLGGEECSFLDLVQRIGRLLGKPAPSKAIPALAMRALAQIQDRWSRFSGKEPELTPESVAFVCQRMRCDISKARRELDLKVTPLDHLLADTIAWLRQNRLIQRP; encoded by the coding sequence ATGCCGACAGCAGTGGTGACCGGCGCCACCGGATTTCTGGGAGGACACATCGTCCGGCTGCTGCTGGAAAATGATTACAAGGTGCGCGCCCTGTACCGGTCCGAAGCCACCGTGGCGGCGATCGCCGAGCTACCCATCGAGTTCGTCCAGGGCGATGTCAGTGATCGCGCCTCGCTGGATCGGGCCATGCACGACGCCCCCGATCTGGTGTTCCATGTCGCCGCCAGCACGGCCATGTGGAAGCCACGCTCCGCCCAGCAGACCCTGGTCAATGTCGAGGGCACGCGCAATGTGGTCCAGTCCGCACTGCGGGCCAAGGTCGGGCGGCTGGTCCACACCTCCAGCGTGGCCGTCTATGGACTGACGAGCGAGGTCATCAGCGAGACCTCGCCGCATCTGGGGCGCGAATCCTGGATCAACTATGCGCGCAGCAAGGCGCTGGGAGAGGATGCGGTCCACGCCGGCATCCGCTCCGGGCTGGATGCCGTCATCTGCAACCCGACCCACATCTTCGGACCGGGTGACACCCAGAACTGGGCGCGACTGATCATGCTGGTTGATCAGCAGAAGCTGCCGGGTGTGCCGCCGGGATCGGGCTCCTTCATCGATGTGCGTGAGGCGGCGCAAGCCCATCTGGTCGCCGCCGAGCGCGGCACCAAGGGCGGAAGCTATCTGTTGGGCGGAGAGGAATGCAGTTTTCTCGATCTGGTCCAGCGCATCGGGCGATTGCTGGGCAAACCCGCCCCGAGCAAGGCCATTCCCGCTCTTGCCATGCGTGCACTCGCGCAGATCCAGGATCGCTGGAGCCGCTTCAGCGGCAAAGAGCCCGAGCTGACCCCCGAATCGGTGGCTTTCGTCTGCCAGCGGATGCGCTGCGACATCAGCAAGGCCAGGCGCGAGCTCGATCTCAAGGTGACCCCGCTGGATCATCTGCTCGCCGATACGATCGCCTGGCTGCGGCAGAACCGCTTGATCCAACGACCATGA
- a CDS encoding DUF3667 domain-containing protein gives MNQTRPAAEPTIAVAEPEPSGQAPMRLTRAQRKALAWQGKSCENCEIPLQGPFCHRCGQPERTPIRDLLALSNDALDYLFDVDSRVWRTLVSLFFAPGRLTEAYLAGKRMSFIRPMRIYLVMSALLFVVVNWTSDLNMRVTGDGDVQINGSAEDVVLPQLPVPPTPPDAGAGPIDPESARRAEEVARAQAEAAQALEQAAEQIKAKAAAEDAARATVKEKKPINLTFAGDQPWDRQDNPLVLAWLPPEVNEWMNDYIAVIKANLELVRDDPHRLGQSFLQVLPQSLFVLLPVFALLLKLVLVFKRRLYMEHLMVAVHSHTFIYMGILVAIGLSKLAEFWPEGWFNPWWFLMGLSIAWIPLNLFLTQKRVYRQRWWGAPFAFFVIGTLYLILVSFTIIAALVMSLVNL, from the coding sequence ATGAATCAGACACGACCCGCAGCCGAGCCCACGATCGCAGTCGCCGAGCCCGAGCCGTCTGGGCAGGCACCGATGCGACTGACCCGCGCCCAGCGCAAGGCCCTCGCCTGGCAGGGCAAATCCTGCGAGAACTGCGAAATTCCCTTGCAGGGGCCGTTCTGCCACCGCTGCGGGCAACCCGAACGCACGCCGATCCGTGATCTGCTGGCGCTGTCCAACGACGCCCTGGATTACCTCTTTGACGTCGACTCGCGGGTCTGGCGCACGCTGGTCAGCCTGTTCTTTGCGCCGGGCCGGCTGACCGAGGCTTATCTGGCCGGCAAGCGCATGAGCTTCATCCGGCCGATGCGCATCTATCTGGTCATGAGCGCCTTGCTGTTTGTCGTGGTCAACTGGACCAGCGACCTCAACATGCGAGTGACCGGGGACGGCGATGTTCAGATCAACGGCTCGGCTGAGGACGTGGTGCTGCCGCAGCTGCCGGTGCCTCCCACGCCACCGGACGCTGGCGCTGGCCCGATCGACCCTGAATCCGCACGCCGGGCCGAGGAGGTAGCCAGAGCACAAGCGGAAGCTGCCCAGGCGCTGGAGCAGGCCGCAGAACAGATCAAGGCCAAAGCCGCAGCGGAGGATGCTGCCAGGGCGACGGTCAAGGAAAAGAAACCGATCAACCTGACCTTCGCCGGGGATCAGCCCTGGGATCGACAGGACAATCCGCTGGTGCTGGCGTGGCTGCCCCCTGAAGTCAACGAATGGATGAACGACTACATCGCCGTGATCAAGGCCAATCTGGAATTGGTGCGGGATGACCCTCACCGCCTGGGTCAGTCATTCCTGCAGGTGCTGCCGCAAAGCTTGTTCGTGCTGCTGCCGGTCTTTGCGCTGTTGCTCAAGTTGGTGCTGGTGTTCAAGCGCCGCCTGTACATGGAACATCTGATGGTGGCCGTGCACAGCCACACCTTCATCTACATGGGGATTCTGGTCGCGATCGGATTGTCGAAGCTGGCCGAATTCTGGCCCGAGGGCTGGTTCAATCCCTGGTGGTTCCTGATGGGACTTTCGATTGCCTGGATACCGCTCAATCTGTTCCTGACCCAGAAACGAGTGTACCGGCAGCGCTGGTGGGGGGCGCCCTTCGCTTTTTTTGTGATCGGCACCCTGTATCTTATTCTGGTCTCTTTCACCATCATCGCCGCCCTGGTGATGAGCCTGGTGAATCTATGA
- a CDS encoding DUF4286 family protein, producing the protein MIVYEVNIKVREAVADDYRAWLGDHVRELLTLPGFLSAEVMVLEPEQPTPEQQELVVAYRLDSHHSLIRYLAEHAPRMRAKANERFEGQFEISRRVLAPLVEMLRVD; encoded by the coding sequence ATGATCGTCTATGAAGTCAACATCAAGGTCCGCGAAGCAGTCGCCGACGACTACCGCGCGTGGCTGGGCGATCATGTGCGTGAGTTGCTGACCCTGCCCGGCTTTCTGAGTGCCGAAGTCATGGTCCTGGAGCCCGAACAACCCACGCCGGAACAGCAGGAACTGGTGGTGGCCTACCGACTCGACAGCCATCACTCCCTGATCCGATACCTGGCCGAGCACGCCCCACGCATGCGCGCCAAGGCCAATGAGCGCTTCGAGGGCCAGTTCGAGATCTCGCGCCGGGTACTGGCACCGCTGGTCGAGATGCTGCGCGTCGACTAG